In Lytechinus variegatus isolate NC3 chromosome 13, Lvar_3.0, whole genome shotgun sequence, the DNA window GATTCgggaaatttgtttcatttccatcgcaaaatatataaatcaaatacaaatgaaagtaaaatcaAGTACAGatcaattaaaaagaaataaacgaTAGCATAATTACcataacaaaaacaatatatgggaatttctccttttctctcactCACCATTTGCCTCATCATCCATGCCCCCTCCACTCTCTTTATATATGTTTGAATGCTTCTTTTTATCCTTCATGTTTAACGCTGGctgttatatcataattttacaccgGTTGTTCAACAATTTATGCTaatgtttaaatcttaagcaattGCTCAGGGACGTCCCTGCCTTGTTGAAACTGTAAAACAGCTACTGTCAACAGTTATAGTTACAACTTTGTATAAAACATTGAACAGCGCTTTTACTGCGTAAAGTTATAGAGTAAACAATGTTTAATAAAGTTTGAACAGTGTTATCATTGGGTAATATCTTCTCATCGAATATTCCTTTATGTTATGATTGTGAAtgtatattattcaaacaaatatgtcattgtatttatgataattcattttgtttaacttGCTGTATTCGTCCGTGCCCCCACcctttgtaatgtaaaaatgccattgaaacagaagtgtgcccctccccccatttgaaagtgaagacctttttttgtcaagtttttcgGGGACgaaatattattaatttttggttaacccccccccccttttttttgcttgtaaaatttttcctcggaaaaatgtgccccccctgtggaaaatccagGATCCGATCCTGAATGCCACCTTTCTTATATTTATCCATCTCACTGTGTACCTCTACCACTTCACCCCCTGCCccttcccccaccccctctcgcgctctctctccccctcacCCCCATGGtatgtggaagagccgtggtgaagtggttctgactctcgccttgaaaacagagggtcgtgtgttcgaatcccaccgcggtctagcgtcctttagCAAGGCATTAAACCATACTtggccactctcgacccaggtgctaaatgggtacccggtaggatgcgaaagcctacgTCGTATGCCTAGCatttgagtcttggaactcttgttggaatgctccccggGGAGTGGAGAAGaggcatacattgtatgcgggtaTGCAATGATCCGATGGCCGggataataatatatctgtaaagcgctttgggccaatatgggaaaagcgctattattattatggtagTTTCACATCAAGTGAAGATATCGGCCCTAGTCGGAAAAAACCCTGCATCATTATGTTTATTACTATTGGCACCCAGTGAATAAAGATTTCATACCGTTCCTCCAAAAGCCCGATAACATGCAAAGGTGGCTTCCCCGGGTGATGTGACAGTCGGGGGACCACCTCTATTTTTGTCCATGTCCTGTTAATTGAAttaaacaattgaaacatttctATAATCTACAGTGATCATTGGTGGCGATCCCGGGGGACGggggaacccccccccctccatttgcattttatgtgaaaGAACCTATGGAAGAGTGTcgtgtcaccccccccccccgggcctcgCTGGATAAAAAAATCTCATGATATCATCGCCTATTATGCGCTAGTGATTccccaataaaaaataatgaaatgacacAAATAACATAGCATTGTGAACTCGCTTCTGGCTAAAGGCAGATACTGGCGGAGACGGGGATCAAAACAAGACAGACAGTGTGTGCAACATAATATTTTTGGAATCCATCGTCTCAAAAGAAAGAGGGACACAGAGAAAGAGAAACAATTTTTAGCCGCCATGGATGGGAAGCCAACaccgtttgaaaaaaaaaacccaaagtaCAAGCCTGGGATGACAAACTGCAAACACATTTGTGGTTAGGTGGGATTAGGCTCATTGTATATCCAGTTCCTGGAGATGGATGTTGACACAAACACTCAAAATAACCCCAGCGTCTATGAACTCGAGATGGAAGCAGATTTGCGGAGGTGACAGAACGAGCCCTAAAGACGCGACTTGAAGAGGAGGCAAGATTAGGCAGAGGATGGAGTTATCAAGGATTTATGAATTCGTCGCTGCAGTCACAGGAATGGAATCACTTTAACATGCAATGCTTGTGAATTGAAATCGATATGGCCTATCAGATAACGTACGTGCCCgtgataatattttgatgaatattgaataattccATCTAGGTAAAAAGGGTTTTACTATTATTAAAAACATGGCAAATAAGAACATCTCCTGTTCTCTAGTTTTTTATATTCTAATGCAACCCTAATTGACATAAAAAGACGACATATTCATAATAGGTATAAAAAGTTAAGATGGCTGTAATCTTCAATATCatgtaaaaaaagagaaggataAATAGGCTGATACAAATGCTGCTTGAGAAATAGCGAGTAAACATTTCATACAATTTGTTCAATCGACGGGTTATCACGAAAATTGCAAGtatttattaagatatatcaaGATCTCAATTCCAAAGGACTTTGGATATCATTATCCTAGTTTATTATCTCTGGATGACGTTTACATGGCTGAGACTCTTAAAGCAATTAAAAGGCATTTCGATTATGCCCGTTATACACATCTCGGACGAGGGTGACGGTCACTCATTTATATCCTACCAAAAGAAATGACATGTGTTTATGTACTCGGCCCTTACTGTCGCAGATAAAATACTTTCAAAGAACGCAGTGAAAGATTTTATTTCATCGGCCTTCCccttaagattttgatgtttcATTGTTTCACATTGTAATTATATCCATCGACAAAGTATATCAGCTACATGCAAGTTTAagatataaatgtaaatataaatgtatttctCGGAAGTCATTGCTACATATTGAATGATATAAAACAACACTGTAAGAGTttaaattattgaatttcaCATTCCTTTCCTTTTAATACTTTGATGAATTTACAATTCTGTTGAATGAAAAGATAACTGAtattaaataagaaataaatgattataCTCACGAGTACAGGTAACCAGGTACAGTAAAAAAGCACAGCGACGACAAGAACTAGTTTTGTAAATTCACGTATTGATTTTCTCTCCGTGGTCATTTCACCTCGGTCCGTTTTGAGTCTCCTCCTAAACCTCGTTAGTCTAACCATCAAGCACACATTCAGGACCAGGACCAGGACCATAGAGACCCAGCCCTGGGATATAAGAACTATGGGGAAGATGGTGTGGTACCAGACCTCCGGTTGCGTAGCGATCCAGGAACGGCAGAACCTGCTGCCGTGTTTCGACACAGCCGGTGGAGCCAGGCCCATGACTGGCAGGCACGCGACAACGAACGTCGATCCGAAGATGACGACGATCATGGTTCGTGCTCGTCCGCGCGTGGTCCAGCTTTTGTATCGCATTGGGAACGCGACGGCTAACCACCGTTCTAAGGCCATGGCAGTGACGAGAAGCATGGCAGAGTTTTGGAGCCAGTAGACAGAAAATTGGTAGAAAATACACGCCGCCTTGCCCCCGTGCCATACGGATTCGGGACCAGGAGCAATGAAACTGGGTAGAGAAACTGGTAGAGGCAATAGCACCGAAAAGATATCATTGATCGCAAGAGTTCCAATCAGGATGTCTGTGACCGTCCTCTCGGCTCGAGTCTTGAACCTGAACACCACTATCACTGGCAATATATTACCGAGTAACGTCAAGGCTTCGGCGGATAAACTTAAAGCACCACTGAGATCTCTCTCAGGACGAATGGGACTTCGCTCCTGCTCCAGCCCCTGGCCCTCCCGATAGGCCATCACCTCCTCCCGATAAAGCTATCCCTTTCAaccagagtaaaaaaaaaatcagaaatagaACCCCTTACACCGGTCGTTAATCAAAACTTCGCGAATCCAGGAAGGTTAAAATCCAATTAAATTCCAAAGTGGAAACTCCTAATGAAGCAAAATAATAATTCCATTTGGCGTTTTCAACAGAAATTTTAGAGGAAAACCATAAATCACGTTCATTCAAGCCGTCATCGAAAAACAGGTGACATAAATCATTTTCCCCGGTCGATTGAGAGAGCGAACGATCTCGCGCTCACGAGCAGCTGAGCTGAGAAGCGCCATGACCAGTTCAATATAAGATACCACTATTTACTTCATCAATAGGAAAAATATGCCAAGCACCTGCCGCTGGCTGAAGAAGATAGCATGCATACCAGCGTGCACGGTCCGTGCGTGCGCCAAAGATGCGGCTGAGATGCTAGCAGACCACACATAATTACGTCCACTATAGTGGTGATGACGAGTTATTAAACTTGTTTAGATTATTGCTTATTCATATGAACAAATAATAATCCTAGATTATTTGCCCATTCTAAATAGGACAATAATTAGTGCAGACAGACAGAGGCggatctaggattttccaaaaaagggggggggggcacatccccgacgaaaaatttgacaagcaaaaataaaggtAAAAGGTCGTCACTTTCAAGAAGGAGGGGCAAACTTGTGTTTTAACGGCGCTTtagcattacaaattttgattatgctTCTCTAAGGATCCGCTAGCTAGTGACAGATATTTGTTCTTCTTTGAAGATATAATCTAGCCCCTAAAATACTAGTTATGTTAGCTCATGATTCACGAAATCTAATACCAAACGTGTTTAATCTTCAAAAGGCTTGcgagaaaaaatagaaaaagtgGGTATGATGCAACAGAGAATATGGTGATACAATTTTCTTCCAATACTCTTTCAGTGGCGGActgtgacccggaggagacaaagcattggaatGGCATAACATTGTTCACAAATACAgtgccccccatgctttgtctcctccgggtcacggtccgctactgcaCTCTGTTGTTTCATCATTCTAATTtgcaaatgtaaaataatcGATATTAAAATCGTGCGTTCCCATACAACAGGGAGTGGTGGTGCCGTGGCCGAATGGTCTAAGGCGCCGACTAGACATTTGAAAGTCAGGGGTTCGATTCcccggccacggcacctatGCACGTGAACAAGGAATTTAATGCTCATTTATCCTGTATTGAAATAAGTCTATATGCATTCATGGAAACTAGTTGTTGACCTGTTAAAAAACTCAACATGCATCATTAACACattttaaaagtgaaaaaaaaaactcatttgaaaattaaattgacACGAACGCTTCAGAAGATATTACTAATTTATCTATTCAATTCAGTAGAttactagtaaaaaaaaatcatacaacgctgtttactatatgaaccctACAAGTCTACAACcctacagtaattgtttaaacagtttaaacaagtgtttaaatcttaagctacaaagtttaattttcaatatataatcttcaataaattaaacatcaTTGTTtgaacggttaaacaaatactgtaaggttcatatagtaaagaacgttgtataaaatcttaaacagcatttttactgtgCGCGAAGTTTTTCGCAACCACGTACTATGCAGAcgctttttcatgtttttgataCAATGATAATCTTCAACAGCCttaaccaagaagtctttgtcgcaAATCGGTGATTCAAAACAGCATTATTGCCCTAGACTATGAAAGAACGACACATTTGCAAGTTTTCGTCAGCTTCGGACGATCTGCTGTCTCGGtacaccaattttcgacaatgacctccaagccgttcattgtgatttgacgagcattttcaatagattgtCAACGTTCCAGAAAGCGGTTGCGGAGTGCATTTGGTTGCAAAAACTAGCTACTATCAATGGagcgtcgtggcccagtggattagtctccggactttaaaacagaggcTCGtgcatgggttcaaatcccacccaTGGCGTAATATCCTACAGCGAGGAATTCAttcacagtgtgctgcactcgacccaggtgaggttaatgggtaTATCGGCAGGAcgaaattcctcaaaaagctgcgtgcacctgaataggcagcctatagcttagccgggtaataataatagcagggcccgctgggaaaacagttttcggaactgaagtaccctgggtaaatataccgttattattattattattatttttatcaatagCATGTAAATCGATCAAGGTAATCTACATTACGGTAACAAAGTCATATGTCTATGACCTTACAAACAATGTACAAGATAATGCATGTAGAACATTCgtaaacaatttattttaagTGATTGTAATTACATTCTAAGATCATCGTCTCTAAATATCAAATTACCCTTAGTTAAAAGCAATTATAAGAAAAGAAGTTTACAGTACAGGGGGCCAGAAGCTGGAACGCACTACCTAATGACTTAAAAGTAACTAGTTTTAACATATTTAAATTGGACGTCACAGTGATGTAAACTTGtttgttctgtttgtttttctttgtaatattgatgatattttgattgtATATTTATTTCGTATTATGTATCTTAATTGTATATACATTGTACGCACGGACGTTCAGAAGAACAGCCATTGGCTGAAGTTCGTTTACtgtgttgaaataaaataaatgaaatgaaataaatgaaacttcGTGACTCTTGTTAACTTACTTTAACTTTTACAGGACCTTTAAACCACTTATCAATAATTACCTGAAACCTTGCGATTTCTTAGTTTGCTGCTCAAACAACGGTATCTCGTAATGAGTGCAAATATGCATTTAGATGTAAGAAACATATTACAACACTATAATTACTATGCTAATTGTTGACAGTAGGATTTTGGCAAGGATAATcacaaagcagaaaataaatacatgtttgGTCGGATAGGATACTTTATTGCTCACCTTATGTCATTTGAAATATCATGTTTTGAGTAGATATATATaggatataaaaatatatatatagaatgGAAAAACACTGATATGTCATATACAATGACaaagtgtaaaaataaagaagaattataataataagaTTACAATGAGATAGATCGAGTCGGAATgaggaaatagaaaaatatagaaCAAGGTTAAAAAGTATAAACAATtccaagaaaaaaggaagatagAAGAACAATGTGgagaaatgtaataattttttttaaaggagaagAGACAGAAGtaggaggatgaggaggagaagatgagaaagaaaaagaaggtggaggaggagaagaaagaggatgagaagaagagaaagaagaaaattaaaaggAAGCTGGGGTAGaagaggagaaattaaaaaatagaagaaaacaggaagaagAATGTGAAGAACcaaaaggaggagaagaaaaaaagaaattaaaagtaaagaaaaacgAAAGGGAGGAAGATGTATAAGAATCAGCTATGAAAACCTATAGGTTATGCTGGGAATATACATTTGCCCAAATGCGATTAAAGAAAGGTGAATATTGTCACTCCAAGTCAAATACCGAGTCGAATTAGTGTCAGACAATTTTGCGCGATAACATCTCCTATAAGAAGCTTTTCGTTGGTATCATTTCTCGGAATCTTGCAACGTGACATGGATTGGAAAATTGTGGTTCAAGTCTATCACGCCTTGTTAGAATATTTAAGTAAGTCTGTCACGCTTTGCTGAAGGGGATTAGTCAATTTGGAAAGATCTTGTTAAAAAGTAGCAAATATATATAGGGGTGGAACTACGAGAGGACACGTTGTGACCAGTCCTGTAAAATtgttaaaggggggggggggggtgaaagggTTAATGAAGAAGGAGAAGCAAGAAGAACTATATTAGACAATGTCTCTCATTCCTTCATTCAATTTACACTTTTTAGCCCAGCTATGAGTTATCCTATCCTTCGTAATAATATCTGGATGTCGCCCGTgttatttacttttttgttttgggATTTCATTAAGCGAAATTAGGCCTACTGGCGTTAAGATGAGGGGGCATGAACCCCCACCCCCGAATTtttgtgaaaaggaaaagagaaaaagagagaaaaggtcgACGCACGACGGATTGAAGAACACtgcaaatgtattgaaaataccCTTTCAAATATGGAGAaaagctgggaggtctttgtcgaaaattggtgaaccagaACACAGCAAATTCGTCCTTAGATTCGGAGCTGAAGAAAAATCGCAAATTTATCGTTTGTCCAGATTCCAGGACAAACCTGTGCTGTTCTGAAATTTCCTCTTGCTCTCTACTTAGGGACCTGACAACGTGCCCCGAGGGGGGGCAgtaaaatatattgctgtacacacacgtgaccaaaaaaaaatcagcgcACGTGAACTTATTAAGGGTATAAACACacacattttcaagaaaaagggtggttttaaAATACTGGTgaatggtcaatcgcggggtcaaacgtatttagggtatgtccCCCACAGCTTTATgcttttttaagactagccaaacgtgtttagggtatgtttttttccccaaagtcttttcccgaggtcatattttagcgacaacttgtttaggggccaaacaGTGTAAATAAAGCCTGCGAAAATCTTGTTTAGGGtgttattttgcacacaaagaaaaactcgtttagggagTGTTTGAAAATtacttggtcacgcgtgtgtacagcaatatattcgACTGCTCCCCCTCCTGacgagtcccccccccctttgagaagcaaaattaacaaattgtaatgtaaaatttcaatgaaaacagacGTGTGGCCCctctgttttttgtttgttttgcttctcaatttttttcgcGGATGAAATATCCTAAAAAATATTTGCCCCCCTTTtcgaaaatcctaggtacgccgctgccccccccccgggctatgGTTTTGACAGCGAAATTTTACAAAACTCAGTCCAGCCAAATGTTCCCAGTTCATTGTTTCCTTTTTTCAGTCGCACTCAGCTTATATTAGCTCCCTCGATCCACTCCCTTGATTTTCGAGTCAAATTCGACACCCATCCAAACtcgctcattctttttttttcttgtgcttctcggaatagaatatttctagatagatggcgccaTGTAAAAgcctattat includes these proteins:
- the LOC121426641 gene encoding growth hormone secretagogue receptor type 1-like, with the protein product MAYREGQGLEQERSPIRPERDLSGALSLSAEALTLLGNILPVIVVFRFKTRAERTVTDILIGTLAINDIFSVLLPLPVSLPSFIAPGPESVWHGGKAACIFYQFSVYWLQNSAMLLVTAMALERWLAVAFPMRYKSWTTRGRARTMIVVIFGSTFVVACLPVMGLAPPAVSKHGSRFCRSWIATQPEVWYHTIFPIVLISQGWVSMVLVLVLNVCLMVRLTRFRRRLKTDRGEMTTERKSIREFTKLVLVVAVLFYCTWLPVLVSIIIYFLFNISYLFIQQNCKFIKVLKGKECEIQ